The DNA sequence CTGATGCTCTTAGGGCACAtgtatttagaaaaataaaattattgtaataatGAATGAAGATGTATGGGACCATATTATTtatagtataaatataaaattattattaaaaatagaaacatACTTATATTAATGGgacaatcaaataaaaaaaaatagaccaATAATAATAAGACGGAAgcaatatttttctttcttcaatccgtttgatttgaaaattgcttttttaacttattttttcttccttttttcgGCTCTTTCACTTTGTTTCCTTTTTAGTGTGTATTATTTTaagaaacaatgtagtcaaatggccataatgaagattaaaaatcaatttttggcccctaatcttaaaacatcaaaatatggtcattaattaggtggtatgtCTAATTTGCTCTTTTTACTCGGCTGCTGGGGTGATTGCGCGACCGCTGGATGATTGCGCGGccgctggaagcttatgggtgagttgcgctctcgcggggaaaagccagcgcccgctgcgcgttggcacttatggcactaatagtgtcataagtgccataagcatcattttattacttggttttattttgaatttccgttggcacttatggcactaatagtgccataagtgccaaaagaaccattttaaacacttccccgtagggtatagatgttccatttagggtttagattatccatttatgatttcttgattctattgttgttgtttctgtatttgtgttgcacgtatgacacttatgacactattggtgccataagtgccaaaaggatcattttacttggttttattttggattttcgttggcacttatggcactaataccaacggaaatccaaaataaaaccaaagtaaaatcttggcacttatgacactattagtgccataagtgtctaacccgacccggcacgcgactcgcgtgcctgatcctacccggtccgcctcattaagggtaaaaacgtcaaaatcaataaaaatagccaaaaaaaaattcaatgtgtggccataaattgtgttttatgcttcatttttgctacttcaaaattttactctagaTTTATTCTAATAATAAATCGTCAATACAAACTTTATTtgattaactatatataatgatagaaatatactccctccgtccaagaaatgagtacccatttgtggacggcacgagttttaagaaatatatggagtgtagtgtgaatacactacaaaaaaaattgaaattaactatGGAAAATTTCGTAGCTAAACCGTAGCAAAAAATGATTAACTacgaaaatttcaaaatttaccacaAAATGACAAGCGTCGCGATATGCTTGGTCGTACTGTTCACCTGTTACGGAATATTCagtcgttaaatttaacaacgGTTTAATAACGGAATATACCGTCgttattttactttttcatttttgtaatttttttacattCCGTCATAAAACCGTAACCATAAAcacattttattttcattttttttaataatccgtAGCTATAtacaggttttttttttctattttttttaaccttcCGTAGTAAAACTGTAGCTATATAtagatttcttttatatttttttaataatccgtagcaaaaccgtagctacatataggtatttttttattttttttaaccttccgtagtaaaaccgtagctatatatagatttcttttatattttttttaataatccgtagcaaaaccgtagctacatataggtatttttttatttttttttaaccttccgtagtaaaaccgtagctatatatagtatttttttattttttttaatattccgtAGCAAAACCGTAGCTATATACAGatactttcttttattttttttctgttcCGTAGCAAAACCGTAGCTACATACCTGCATTGTTTTTAGTATTCAGTAGTAAAACCGTAgcaatatatatactttttatttttatttttttaatatttcacAGTAAAACCTTTTtctaataaatacaaaatcagtgcaatatttaaattaataatcatctcaaaatcaaactaataaaatatcataaaggATACCTGTTAGTGTAATAAATTCataaacatctaaataaaaatctaataacaatatataataagtacAAAACATGTATTTAGGGTGGAGACGAGGAACGGGGGAACGACCCTGAGGATGATTGGAAGAATTTCATAAGCTGAGAAATTTGTTGTTGCATTTCCAACTACCTAGTCTCCATTTCTGCTTCTTTTCGTCGTCGCTCCTGCACCTCAGCCTGTAGAGTAGCTTGTAGAGTAGCCTCTCTCTGTTGTGTCTGCTCTAACTCTGTCTGGAGCTGTGCAATCTGAGCTGAGACTGCTGCTGAAGAAAATTGAGACGAGCACGTCGAATGAGTGCTCGTTGAACCAGTGGAACGCATCTGAGACATAATGCCCAATCCGAGTCTACGCCCCTTCGGATCTAGCGTCACCACCTCCCTATAGATCTGACTGACCTCATCTGGAGTGACATCTCGTCCAAGAGTAGAGCGTAACTCCTCGACTCGACTATGTATCTCAAGCTATATTTAGATGCATTACAAACAACTTAAAATGTGATAAAATAGAATTAAATGCttagaataattaaaatgttcATATTACTTACACCCTGAGTCTGTGCCCGTCCATCGAACTGTCCTTTCTTAAAGTGCATCCTCATGAAAGTATCATAATGTGCATCTGCGATAGAAATGTTCTTCTCTCGAGCCTGTAATAAAGAAAGatgattcaaaattaaattattgaattattgaattttttaaaaagataaaaacacGTTTGCAATAACTTACCACATGCTCAGCATGACTAATAGCACTGCGAGAGCCTCCATAGTGGATAGATATCCCTGTACCTGGACCAGCAGGCTCAGATCGACGATTCTTGCTCGCCTGCTGCGACTTAACTTGGAATTCAGGTGTCGCCCAATATTCCTTCCACTTTGTAACAATGTCTTTATGAAGAAATTGAGGTCTGCTCCCTTCATCGATAATAACCTTACATCCATGGACAAAATTTTTATAAGCATGCCTAGCTTGTGAGATCCATGTCTTACGAATGACGTCCGAGCTGTAAACTTCCCCATCCCATGTAAAAGCTTTCTACAACATTTGAATTTGAAGTTAGTATAAATTTAATGATATCTAAACTAAATAATTACTATAATATACCTTAAACTCATCATAATATATGTCTATGGTGCTGGGCGACAAACTCTTCCAATTGACGCCTTCAGGATCTATGAAGCCTTGAAAGCTTGAAGTAGTTGTACGTCGGATGTTCTCAGTCGGCCTCAAAATGCTGAATTATAAAGTATTGAATTCAATATTAGTaactcaaattaaatatatcaaaaCATTTTACTTAATTCGACAAACATATATACATACCCATTTTCCAACCAACAGATCCGCCTACCGTCAGGTGCTAATTCTGGACGGACTGCCGACGTCTGCGTCTCAGAAACGTGTGTCTCAGTAGCACGGGTCTCAGTAGCATGAGACTCAGTCGAGTCTGAGTCGGTGGGATGCGAAGCAGTACTACTCATCTTCTATCTAAAAATGGTATATGATAGTGATATATGATAGcgatataataattaataattattatgatCATAAAAAGAATAGAGAGAAAATGATTGCTTAGTAATAACATGCATTGTACCTTGAAAATGAAACAGACAAGTAAATGTTGACAAGAACTAACAAAATAATAACTATTCTATATCATCTAAATCATCGGCTTCAGAGGATGATGTTTCCAGAATGCTTTCATGAATTGCATCTTCATCTCCATCCTCATCCTCTACCATGTCTACCAAGCCACCATCAAGATGAACGGGAATTGGATCATCATCTATTATTGTATGATGTACTTGGGTAAACAACTCCTCTTGGAAAGGCAAAGAAGTTTCATTGCTCGAAACTTCTACAAGCGATCTTGCCTTCACTTTGCAAGCTGCCAACCAGTTTCGCCTAGTCACATTTTTACTTGGGTATGTGCAGTAATAAACTTGAATAGCTTGTGATGCTAGGACAAATGGTTCATATTTATTGTATAAATGAGTTTGGTTGATGGAAACCAACTTGAATTCTCGATCCACAAATGTCCAAGTTGGAGAAGGGTCAAACCATTGACACTTGAACAAAGTGGTTTTTTTGGTTGGTAGCCCAAGATACTCCAAAATCACAACCTCCAACAAACGCCCATGATATTTTAACGGCTATTTAGCTACGGTTTAATAAcgaaatatttaaaattaattaaaaaatcaaaattaatatgTTTCCGTTAGTAATCCGTCACTAATTAACTACGAAATAATTTCCATAGTTAAATTCAGTAGCTAATCTGGCGATTTCTTGTAGtgatagtttaagggtcccactttttagtgtattaattaaagaaatgtgtggggtacacttgccaaaaagggaaatgtgtactcatttcgtggacggacgaaaaaggaaatatgggtactcatttcgtggataGAGGGGGTACACAACTATTACAACTTTTGTAAATCAGCTCAATTGAAAAAATATGGCATATTTTACAGATTAgggcaaaaataagaaaaagaaaatcaaagcaAGTTATCTTTGTCACGACCgaccctaattaaggataattaagccggggaaaacGTGACTAATGGGggaagattagaagcggggtagaaaggggataatcaaacaaggaaggatcgcatttcatcatttaaaaaaaaggatatttataatataacagaagtttagtcgtatagactcaaataactagtaagttcagatatctctgacttagccaaataaacataaaacttctgagtacgcagcggaatatgattctgattacatgtatgaagacatgtaaccctagagttcattaatacaaaataaaacaaaagaatcccgctcgtcacttcatcaccatcggcagctgctcaacctgcacatttagaaatatatgcagggcttgagtacaaaagtactcagtgggcacgtatgcctaagtataaaatacatgc is a window from the Salvia miltiorrhiza cultivar Shanhuang (shh) unplaced genomic scaffold, IMPLAD_Smil_shh original_scaffold_419_1, whole genome shotgun sequence genome containing:
- the LOC131004536 gene encoding uncharacterized protein LOC131004536 gives rise to the protein MSSTASHPTDSDSTESHATETRATETHVSETQTSAVRPELAPDGRRICWLENGILRPTENIRRTTTSSFQGFIDPEGVNWKSLSPSTIDIYYDEFKKAFTWDGEVYSSDVIRKTWISQARHAYKNFVHGCKVIIDEGSRPQFLHKDIVTKWKEYWATPEFQVKSQQASKNRRSEPAGPGTGISIHYGGSRSAISHAEHVAREKNISIADAHYDTFMRMHFKKGQFDGRAQTQGLEIHSRVEELRSTLGRDVTPDEVSQIYREVVTLDPKGRRLGLGIMSQMRSTGSTSTHSTCSSQFSSAAVSAQIAQLQTELEQTQQREATLQATLQAEVQERRRKEAEMETR